Part of the Acidobacteriota bacterium genome, TGATTTAGACTGCGCTCTGCTTTGACGCGCTCCGGCGAGGCACAAAATGTCTGACCAAGCTGACTTCAAAGAATTAGGGGAAAGGTTGCACCAGCGCCTGCGGGACGGGCGCGACAGCCGGGTCAGCGCCGAAATCGCCGAACGGTTTCTGCCGCCGCTCGCGCAACTGTTGCGCCGCCACTTCGCGCGCCTGCCCGATCCGCAACTGATCGAAAGCGCGGCCATTGACGCCCTGCTCCATTACTTCGCCCACCCGGAAAAGTTCGATCCCGCCAAAGGCAGTCTGCTCGGCTATCTACGCCTCGACGCCACGCGCGACCTGCTCAATCTGTTGGCGCGCCAGAAAAAAGTTGTCGAACTTCAGCAGCCGCTGCCGGAATACGATGTGTTGGACAAAGCAGCGAGCGATCCTGAAACGCAGTTGCTCGCGCAAGCCACGCCGCTGGTGCGGCTGGTGCGGGCCTGCGTGACCGACCCGGTTGACCGCGAGTTGCTCGAATTGATGACGGACGGCGTGCGCGAAACCGCCGCCTACGCCGCCGTGCTCGGCATCGCAAATCGCCCGGCGCGCGCGCAGGAAAAGCTCGTCAAGCGGCACAAGGACCGGTTGAAGAAAATGTTGCGCCGCGCCTGGCAGCGGCACAACAAACAGCGCCGATGAATACTGACGAACAATCCATTCAACTGCTCACCGCGCTCGCCGCGCGCTTGCGCGACGATCCCGTATTTATGGCGCACACGCTCGCCCGCTACCAACAGCAGCGCGGGTTGGATGACAGGAAACTGGCAGCAGAGTTAGGCGCGTTGCCGGAGATGGTGCTGCGACTCGCGCTGTGCCGCCGTCCGGTGACAGGCGCTCCCGATTTCGCCGAGCAGGTGCGCGCGTTGGCCGATTTCGCGTTGCTGGACGAAACGCGCTTGGCGCGCGTGATGCGGCGCGTTGATGAATTGAATGAAGCCAAGGCGCTGCCGCGCAACTTCCGGGCGCATTGGCTGGCAGGCGCCCGCGCGGCCTGGGCCGCACTCGCCCCCGCGCGTGTTCCGTTGTTGGCAGGCGCTGTCGGCCTGATCTTTTTCGTCGTGACTGGCGCGCTGCTCTGGCGCGCTTACCACTGGCCGCCAACTCAGAACAGCGCGCAACAGCGTCCGCAACCGGCGGCTACGTCAAGCATGGCGACGACCTCAGTTACTCCCGCGCCCCACGACAGCACGCCGCCGAGCGGCACTCACGCAAGCACCGCCGCACCTCTGCCGGAGATCATGACTGTCAAAATTGACCTTGAAGACTATCCCAGCTTGCGCGCAGCGGAAGCCGTCAGCAACGAAGCTACAAAAGTCATTCATCTTCCGGCAGCGCGCGCTCGATTGGTGCTCCGCCTGCCGGAGAACAGCGCGCGTGGTTGGTACCGGGTCAGGCTGTTGGGCGACTCCGGCAAAACGGTAGGCACAGCGAAAGCCATGAGCATTGATGGCAAAAGTCTGTCTGTGCCGCTCGATCTGCGCGGGTTGCGCGCCGCCAAATATCTTTTGCGGCTCACACACGCCGATGAACCACCGGCAGATTATCCGGCCAGCATTAATCGTTTGAGTGGCCGTCGGAAAAACCAAGGAGATGCTCAATGATACTGTGCACTCAATGCGGAAATGCGAATGACGATGCCAGCCAGTTTTGCCTCCACTGCGGTGATGCGATAAGCGCAGCCAGCGAGTCAGTAGAACAACAACGACGCATGGTTGAACAAGCGAATTTGGCGCGCCTGGCCGCCAGTACGTGTCCGAATTGTAGCGCCGCAATGGCTGTTGTCATCAAACGCTCTGGCCTGGGACTGGCGCTAGTGATTCTCGGCGTCGCACTGACGCCGTTCCTGATCGGCATTCCGCTCTTCATCGCCGGGTATATGTTGAGGTTTGGCGGCAAGGGGCGGGCTTGTTATCGCTGCCCACGCTGCAACTACTCAAGCGCATAGTCAGTGCTCTAAGTGGATACTCTTCAGCGGAGGTGTAGCCGTGACCAAAGCAACCAACAATTGTTACCTGTGCCGACGAATCGCCCCGCGTGGCGTGGGCTGCCTGGTTAGCCTGCTGCTCATAGCGTGTTCAAGCAGCGCGGCGCAAAGCAACCAGGAAGTTCGCGTGCTGGAGCCTGACCAGCCAATCGAACGCGCGCTTGCAGGCGTCGAGAGTCATTTTTACCGGCTGACGCTTGCCGCCGGTCAGAGCATGCAAGTGACGGTCGAACAACCCAGCATCAATGCGCGGCTGCGGCTGTTTGGGCCGGATGACAAGCTGCTCGTTGAGTCCAGTTCGTGGTGGGAAGGATTGCGGCGGTTGTGGTGGGTCGCGGAGACGAACGGCGCATACCGGTTGGAGATTCTCTCGGCCAACCCGCACAACGCGACCAGACTTTATCGCGTCAGCCTCGAAGAGTTGCGGCCCGCCGGCCCGCCGGAGCGGCTCCGCGTCGCCGCGCAGCAGGCTTTTTATGAAGCGCGCGAGTTGCAATCCATAGATGAGGTCCAGTCGCGATTCAACGCCATTCCGAAATTTCAGCAAGCGCTGCAACTGTGGCGCGCGTTCGGCGATCAACGCCAGGAAGCACGGGTGCTGCTGGAAATCACCATCAACTACGCCGAACTCAGTGAATACCAGCAGGCGCTTGATTATGGTCAACAGGCCTTGCGCTTGCGGCAAACGGCGGCGGATCGCAGATGGGAAGCGACGCTGCTCAACACTGTGGGCGAGGCCTATCAATATCTTGGTGAGTATGAGCAGGCGCGCGCCAGCTTTGAGCAGGCGCTGCCGCTCTGGCGCGCGCTCGGGCATCGTCCGGGGGAAGCCTGGACGCTCAACGATCTAGGTTCGGCTTACCACGCCGTGGGCGCGCGCCAGCAGGCGTTCGATTACTATCAGCAAGCGCTCAGCGTCTATCAGGCAGCGGGCGAGGCCGACGGACAAGCCCTCGAACTCACGCGGCTGGGCGCGTTTTACGCTGCGCTCGGCGAGCCGGAGAAAGCGCGCGAAGCTCTTCTGCAAGCCTTGCAGTTCTGGCAAGTGCAGTTCTCGCGCGGCTACCCCGACTCCAGACAGGCGCGCACGCTGCATTATCTCGGCGACGTGTCCGCCGCCAGCGCTGAGCACGCGGCGGCGCTGGAGTATTACAACCAGGCGTTGCAACGCTGGCGCACGATTGGCGACCGGTATTGGGAGAGCATCACGCTCCACAGCATGGGCCAGACCGCCGCGGCAGCGAGCGACGCCGAGCGCGCATTCGATTGCTTCAACCAGGCGCTGGCGCTACGCCGCGACATCGGCGACCGGCGCGGGCAAGCCGCCACGCTCACCCAACTGGGCGCGCTCCATTACGCGGCGGGCGCTGGCGCTGCGGCGCTCGATCATTTCCACGAGGCGCTGACCTTGCGCCGCGCCATCGGTGATCGTGAAGGCACGGCGGATACGCTTTATCACCTCGCCCGCGTGGCGCGTGAACGTGACGCTTTAGACGAGGCGCGCGCGCAGATCGAAGCGGCGCTCAGCGCGGTTGAGCAGGTGCGCGCCAACTTCATCAGCCAGGAACTGCGCGCTGCTTATTTCGCCACCGTGCGCGCCTACTACGAGTTTTACCTTGACCTGCTGATGCAATTGCACGAGCGCCGCCCGGCGGAAGGCTTCGCCGCGCAGGCCCTGCAAGCCAGCGAGCAGGCGCGCGCGCGCAGCCTGTTGGAACTGCTGGCCGAAGCCGGGGCCGAGATTCGTCAAGACGCCGACCCACAGCTTGTCGCCCGCGCCCGCGCCGTCGAACAACGCCTCAACGCCGCCGCGCAGCGCCTGAACCTGCCCGGCAACAAACTCACGCCCGCGCAAATCGCCGCGCTGGAGCGCGAGCTCACGGCGCTCTCCGACGAGCATCAGCAAATCGAAGCGCAACTCCGCGCGGCCAGCTCCCGTTACGCCGCGCTCACCCAGCCGCAACCGCTCAAGCCGGCGGAGATTCAGCAACTGCTCGACCCCGACACGCTGCTGCTCGAATACGCGCTCGGGGCGGAGCGCAGTTTCTTGTGGGCGGTGACGGCGACGACGCTCGACAGCTTTGAACTGCCCAAGCGCACCGCGATCGAAGCCGCCGCCCAGCGCGTCTATCAATTGCTGACCGCGCGCAATCAACGTCCGCCCGGTGAAACCGCCACCCAATGGCGCGCGCGCGTGCGGCAGGCCGACGCCGCGTATCGCGTGGCGGCGGCGGCGTTGAGTCAAATGCTGCTCGGCCCGGTCGCCGCGCAATGGGGCAACAACCGGCTGCTCATCGTCGCGCAAGGCAGCTTGCAGTTCATTCCCTTCGCGGCGCTGCCCGCGCCTGAAATGGAGAGACAGCGAGACGGGGAGACGGGGAGACAAAAAGCTGCTCGCCGCGCCGCCACGCCGCTGATCGTCAATCACGAAGTCGTCAACCTGCCCTCGGCTTCCGTGCTCGCCGTCTTGCGCCGCGAGACGGCCACGCGCCCACCCGCATCCAGGACGCTCGCCGTGCTGGCCGATCCGGTCTTCAGCGCCGACGATGAGCGCGTGCACGCAGACGTCCGTGCGCCGACTGAAAAGCCAGCGTCGCCGGGCCGCGACCGGCTGCGCGATGTCGAGCGAGCCTGGGAGGATGTCAGCGGCGGCGGCGGCGGCCCCACGCGCCTGGCGCGGCTCTCCGGCACGGGCTGGGAAGCCGAGCAGATTCTGGCGCGCGTGCCCGCCGGGCAGCGGCTCAAGGCGCTCGGTTTCGACGCCAGCCGCGCCGCCGCCACCGCTCCGGCGCTCAGCCAATACCGCTTCGTCCACTTCGCCACGCACGCTTTGATTGACAACGTGCATCCCGAACTTTCGGGCATCGTCCTCTCGCTGGTGGATGAACAGGGCCGCGCGCAGGACGGCTTCCTGCGCGCGCACGAAATCTTCAACCTCAAATTCAACGCCGAACTGGTCGTGCTCAGCGCCTGCCGCACGGGCCTCGGCAAAGAGATCAAAGGCGAAGGCAGCATCGGCCTGACACGCAGTTTTATGTACGCGGGCGCGCCGCGCGTAGTCGTCAGCCTGTGGTCGGTGCGGGATAAAGAAGCGGCGGAGTTGATGGTGCGGTTTTACAAACGATTGCTGGGGCCGGAACGAATGTCGCCCGCGGCGGCCTTGCGCGCGGCGCAGGTCGAGCTGTGGCGGGGGCAGCAGTGGCAGTCGCCTTATTACTGGGCGGCGTTCGTGCTGCAAGGCGAGTGGAAGTAGCTGTCAGTCTTTACTTGGTCAACAGAAAGGAGCGATGAAATGAGCAAGGTCACGATGCTTGTCATGTGGTTGTGCTGGCTGTTTACGCCAGTGCAAGGACAAAACTTTTCGAGCGGATCAACCGGGGCGGATGGCGCGCTGGACCTCACATCCGGCAGCCGCGAGGTTGAATTGCCGGAGTCAGGCATTTTGAACTACACGACCATCAACGTCCCGTCGGGAAGGTCGCTGACGTTCAAAGGCAACTTGAAGAACACGCCAGTCATTTTGCTGGCGCAGGGAAACGTCACTATCACCGGCTCGATCAGCGTCTCTGCGCGAAATCCAAACACTGGTCCAACTATTCCGGGTCCCGGAGGTTTTTTCGGCGGAGCAGCCGGACAAAACGGATTCGGGCCAGGTGGCGGGCAGGTCAATGGCACTGACAGGCACGGAAGATGGGTAGGTCCGCTTTCGCTCGTGCCAATCATTGGTGGGTCGAGTGGCGCGGGATCTACCGGCAGCAGTGGCGCAAGTGGCGGTGGGGCTATCGTCATTGCTTCTTCAACCAGCATCACCATCAGCGGGGGCATTTCTGCGAATGGATTTTCTTTTCTGGCAGGCACAACCCCAGGCCCAGGCGCAGGCTCAGGAGGTGCAATCCGTCTCGTGGCGAACACAGTCAGTGTGAGCGGCGATCTCAATGCGCGCGGCGGCAGTAGCACTTGCAATTGCCACGGCGTCATCCGCATCGAGACGCGGCAAGGCGGCGCTTCTTTCACCGGCAATGCCACGCCGCCTGCTGTGATCGCTTCGATCAACCCGGTCATCGTTCCGAATGCGGCCACGCCCGCTCTGACCATCGTCTCCATCGGCGGCTATCCGGTGACGCCTTACTCCGGCAGTCGCCCGGACGCGGTTGATCTGCTCTTGCCAAATCAACTGACCGATCCGCTCAGCATGGTTGTGCAGGCGAGCAACATCGCGGTGGGCACGCAGGTCAGGATGAACATCAGCGGCGTTGGCAGCTACACGCCCGGCACGCTCAGCGGCACGCTGCCCTCGTCTACGGCCACGCTGACCATCGCCGGATTGAATCGCAACGCGGCCACCTATCTGTTCGTCTACGCGACCTTCGGCGTCCCAGCGAGCACGGCGAGTTACAACCCGCCCGGCCCGGATCAAGTCGCACAGGTGCGCTTGGAAGCTGCGCCGGGCGCGCCATCGAAGTTCGTCTTTCTCCGCCACGATGGGAGCGAGATTGATCCGCGGCGCGTGCCATCGTCGTTGCTGCAACAGTTTGAACCATAGCCCCAGGAGTCATTATGCATGGCCTAACCGCTCCTCGTTTGAGCGCCAGTATGCTGCTGGCTTTGATTCTCGTGTGTCTGTCGGCGCCTGCTGCCTTAGCGCAACAGAGTCAAGGCACGGCCCCGAATCAACCCGCAGCACCAGACCAGACCTCCGGCTTTGCCGGCGTCGGCGTCGGTCTTGCGTTTCAGGAAACCGGCCAGACGGCAGCCGCGCGCGGCGTGGGCCTGGCGTTTCAAACTGCGCTGCCGGGCGCTAGTCAGAGCGTCGCGCTGCGCTTTGGCAATACTGGTGGCGAGGCGCTTTCCATCACGAACGTCCGCGCGCGGCAACTCGCTGATGGCAGCAAATTGGTCGAGGTGCTTTATGACTTGAATGGCGCGCCTGCCGCGGGTGTGGACGTCTTCGTCGTCTTCTCCGACAACGGCGGCAGCACTTATACAATTGCGCCAATCGTGGGCAGTCTGAGCGGCGCGGTCGGCGCAGGCATCAAGAATGGCGGCGACCGGCGCATTCTTTGGACAGCGTCGCAGAATCTGCCCGCCGAGACTTTCAAGACCAACTTTCAGGCGCGCGTGATCGTCAACAGCTTTTTCTCCGGCGTCTCCAATCTCTTCCCGGTGGATTTGCGTTCCAACTCGGCTGTGCCTATCGCGGCCTTCAGCTTCACGCCGAGCGCTCCGGCCATAGGCCAGACGGTCAAGTTCAATGACTTTTCGAGCGGACGCCCGACCGCGTGGGCGTGGGATTTCGACGCTGACGGCAGGCCTGACTCCAACTCGCAGCACCCGAGTTATGTCTTCACGCGGCCCGGCTCCTATCACGTGACGCTCACAGTCAGCAATGCTTATGGCTCGGCCAGCCTGACGCAGATCGTGCGTGTCAGCGCGAACGACAGCCTGCCGTTTGTGAGCGGCGTGGTGCGCTCTTATCCGGGCTTCTTCCTCGAAGGCAGCAACGTGGAGCTGCGTTTGGATGTCAGCGTGGATTGGCAGGGTGCGCCGGGCAAAGCCAGTTTCTCGGTCAATGGCGGCGCGGCGCTGGAGGAACGCGGGACGCTGGCCGGCGCGGCGCACACCTTCAAAATCGGGCGGGACATTCCAGCGCGTCTGAGCGGGACTGAGATCAAAATCACCGCGACCAATGGAGCCGGGCGTGTCGGCCCTGAGTGGCTGGAGAAGGTCTATGTCTTTCCTTTTCCCATCTGGCTGGCAGTCGGGTATCAACAAGACCCCTCCAGCGTCAAGTTCACCGCTGGCAATGGCGAGGTGAGTGCCAGCCTCCACAAAGATTTTCCGACGCCGCACCTGGCGCAAGACGGCCCGCTTGAGATTCCCGATTGGGTGCCTTACATCGGCGGGAGATTCGGTCTGCTCGAAACCTTCGCGCAAATCAAGGGCAACGTGTCGAGCACCGGCGCCGGCAGTCTGCAACTTTCCGGTCAGACGGGATTCACGGCGGGCGGCAAATCAATCAGCGGCACTGCCCCTGGCAGCGGCTACTTTTCGTCTCGGCCCGCCGAATGGGTTGGAGCTAACGGGGGCATCATTCAAGCTGGGCTTGACCGCCGAGATCAGCAAAGAGATTGGCCTCATTGACGCGGTTCCACCGCTGCAAGCGCTGGCGGGAATCAAACCGTTCAAGTGGTTGAACCAGCGCGCAAAGCTGACAGGCACGATCACCCCGCAACTTTCTTTCGACGCGAGTTTCGCGCAGCAAGGCGGTGAGTTGCGCTTCCGCGATGGCGCCGGCAAATTGGAAGTGGGGCTGAATGCCAAGTTGGCCTTCAAACCGCTTCCCCGGATTACCGCTGAAGCCAAGTTGGGTGGAACCGGTTCATTCACGCTCGGCGTTCCGGAGCCGCTGGTGCGTGAGCTACAAGTTGGCCTTGAAGCTTCGGCGCGCATCACCTTCGATTACATATTCGGCCTTGGCGGGAGCATCACAAAAAGATACGCAGCGCGCTGCGTTTGGCCGGTGACTGATGGGCAGCTTTGCCGGCGCAGCGATGATTCATCGAATTTCGCCGAGGACTCGTTTGACCTGACGCCGGATCGGCTGCCTGTCTCGCTCATTCAACCCGACTACGAACGCTTCGGCGCATACTCATTCTTCCAGCCCACGCCGCTGCTGAAAATCGCCAGCGCCGCGACACCGGTTTCAGCCCAGGAAACGACGCTCGTGCAAAACATCTTCCCCGGCGCGGTGCCCGCTATCACGCCGGCGGGCAATGGTCAGATTGTGCTCTGGGAGCAACAAGACACTTCGCTGCCGGTGCTGCAATCCACCGACATCGCCTGGTCATACAACGACGGCAACGGCTGGAGCGCGCCCGCGCTGATTGCGCACGACACACAAACCGAACTCGCGCCCGTTGGCGGCACGGATCAAAACGGCAAAGTGGTCGCCGCGTGGCTGCGGATCAAAGACCCGGTCTTCGCCACGCCGCTCAACACGGTCGCTGACCTGCCGCTTTTCTACAACAAGCTCGAAGTGGTCAGCGCCAGCTTCGATCCGCTGAGCCGAAGCTGGGGACCGGTGCGGCAACTGACCGATGACGCGGCGCTCGACACCAATCTGCGGATGTCGTCGGATGGCGCGGGACGTTTGCTGCTGACGTGGTTGTCGAATCCGCAGGGCGAATTCATTTCGACCGCGTCCAGTCCGGCGACGATCAAATTCAGTTTCTGGGACGGCGCGAATTGGAGCGCGCCTGCGGCAGTGGTGAATGGGTTGGTGGGCGTGAGCAGCCACGCCGCCGCAGTCAAGGGCACGAACGCTTTCATCATCGTGCCGCGCGAACCGAATCCCGATCTGCCCAGTGATGGCGTGCTTGAGCTTTACCGCTGGAATGGCGCGCAGTGGAGCGCGGCGACGAGCTTCGCTGCTGGCGGCGTGGAGAATCGGTCGCCTGCAGTCAGCTACGACGCGGCTGGGGAAGGGCATATCGTCTGGGTGCGCGGCGCTGATTTGGTTCACGCGACGCTCAGCCAGCCCGTGCCGGAGGTCGTCCGCGCGGGCAGCAACGGTCTGGGCTTTTACGATGCAAAGTTGCTCATCAATCCGCAGGGCAACCTGACGCTGGTCTGGCAGCAGGTGGCGGACAACGGCCCAGCCAACCTCTTCGCCGTCGTCTACGACGCCGCAGCCGGAACCTGGAGTGCCGACCGCCGGCTGACCGAG contains:
- a CDS encoding CHAT domain-containing protein — its product is MTKATNNCYLCRRIAPRGVGCLVSLLLIACSSSAAQSNQEVRVLEPDQPIERALAGVESHFYRLTLAAGQSMQVTVEQPSINARLRLFGPDDKLLVESSSWWEGLRRLWWVAETNGAYRLEILSANPHNATRLYRVSLEELRPAGPPERLRVAAQQAFYEARELQSIDEVQSRFNAIPKFQQALQLWRAFGDQRQEARVLLEITINYAELSEYQQALDYGQQALRLRQTAADRRWEATLLNTVGEAYQYLGEYEQARASFEQALPLWRALGHRPGEAWTLNDLGSAYHAVGARQQAFDYYQQALSVYQAAGEADGQALELTRLGAFYAALGEPEKAREALLQALQFWQVQFSRGYPDSRQARTLHYLGDVSAASAEHAAALEYYNQALQRWRTIGDRYWESITLHSMGQTAAAASDAERAFDCFNQALALRRDIGDRRGQAATLTQLGALHYAAGAGAAALDHFHEALTLRRAIGDREGTADTLYHLARVARERDALDEARAQIEAALSAVEQVRANFISQELRAAYFATVRAYYEFYLDLLMQLHERRPAEGFAAQALQASEQARARSLLELLAEAGAEIRQDADPQLVARARAVEQRLNAAAQRLNLPGNKLTPAQIAALERELTALSDEHQQIEAQLRAASSRYAALTQPQPLKPAEIQQLLDPDTLLLEYALGAERSFLWAVTATTLDSFELPKRTAIEAAAQRVYQLLTARNQRPPGETATQWRARVRQADAAYRVAAAALSQMLLGPVAAQWGNNRLLIVAQGSLQFIPFAALPAPEMERQRDGETGRQKAARRAATPLIVNHEVVNLPSASVLAVLRRETATRPPASRTLAVLADPVFSADDERVHADVRAPTEKPASPGRDRLRDVERAWEDVSGGGGGPTRLARLSGTGWEAEQILARVPAGQRLKALGFDASRAAATAPALSQYRFVHFATHALIDNVHPELSGIVLSLVDEQGRAQDGFLRAHEIFNLKFNAELVVLSACRTGLGKEIKGEGSIGLTRSFMYAGAPRVVVSLWSVRDKEAAELMVRFYKRLLGPERMSPAAALRAAQVELWRGQQWQSPYYWAAFVLQGEWK
- a CDS encoding PKD domain-containing protein; translation: MHGLTAPRLSASMLLALILVCLSAPAALAQQSQGTAPNQPAAPDQTSGFAGVGVGLAFQETGQTAAARGVGLAFQTALPGASQSVALRFGNTGGEALSITNVRARQLADGSKLVEVLYDLNGAPAAGVDVFVVFSDNGGSTYTIAPIVGSLSGAVGAGIKNGGDRRILWTASQNLPAETFKTNFQARVIVNSFFSGVSNLFPVDLRSNSAVPIAAFSFTPSAPAIGQTVKFNDFSSGRPTAWAWDFDADGRPDSNSQHPSYVFTRPGSYHVTLTVSNAYGSASLTQIVRVSANDSLPFVSGVVRSYPGFFLEGSNVELRLDVSVDWQGAPGKASFSVNGGAALEERGTLAGAAHTFKIGRDIPARLSGTEIKITATNGAGRVGPEWLEKVYVFPFPIWLAVGYQQDPSSVKFTAGNGEVSASLHKDFPTPHLAQDGPLEIPDWVPYIGGRFGLLETFAQIKGNVSSTGAGSLQLSGQTGFTAGGKSISGTAPGSGYFSSRPAEWVGANGGIIQAGLDRRDQQRDWPH
- a CDS encoding PKD domain-containing protein — its product is MTAEISKEIGLIDAVPPLQALAGIKPFKWLNQRAKLTGTITPQLSFDASFAQQGGELRFRDGAGKLEVGLNAKLAFKPLPRITAEAKLGGTGSFTLGVPEPLVRELQVGLEASARITFDYIFGLGGSITKRYAARCVWPVTDGQLCRRSDDSSNFAEDSFDLTPDRLPVSLIQPDYERFGAYSFFQPTPLLKIASAATPVSAQETTLVQNIFPGAVPAITPAGNGQIVLWEQQDTSLPVLQSTDIAWSYNDGNGWSAPALIAHDTQTELAPVGGTDQNGKVVAAWLRIKDPVFATPLNTVADLPLFYNKLEVVSASFDPLSRSWGPVRQLTDDAALDTNLRMSSDGAGRLLLTWLSNPQGEFISTASSPATIKFSFWDGANWSAPAAVVNGLVGVSSHAAAVKGTNAFIIVPREPNPDLPSDGVLELYRWNGAQWSAATSFAAGGVENRSPAVSYDAAGEGHIVWVRGADLVHATLSQPVPEVVRAGSNGLGFYDAKLLINPQGNLTLVWQQVADNGPANLFAVVYDAAAGTWSADRRLTESAALAYDFAGYYNADGLLRGVYLSTEIRRTMATVLFGGQPQTISNIPENGPTELRVFEHSLIVDLAVSDKDLTLDAHAPQPGEAVTALLNVHNAGDFAVGSFSVNLYAGGAWLSTDQVAGPLAAGGSRIVTFHFTYPAGGGDLVAVVDADEVITEFSEANNRAALYLTNTAPQARLATNVTGGLAPLTVAFDASGSFDAEGEALSFSWAFADGSPSASGMRLSHIFTQPGSYPVTVTVTDARGAVGIVIVTINVVVSRPVTTVSAASYNAVLAPEIIVAAFGSALANTTKAVEETPLPIVLDGVSVRVRDSAGTERLAQLFFISPTQINHQIPAGTATGAATITISNGDVAIATGTAQIAAVAPGLFTADASGRGIPAAVVLRIKANGAQSFEPVARFDPAQNRLVAVPIDLGPATEQVFLLLFGTGIRFNSGLAAVTSRIGGVNAEVTFAGAQGSLVGLDQINQRLPRNLAGRGEVEIVLTVDGHPANTVRVGIK
- a CDS encoding zinc ribbon domain-containing protein, with amino-acid sequence MILCTQCGNANDDASQFCLHCGDAISAASESVEQQRRMVEQANLARLAASTCPNCSAAMAVVIKRSGLGLALVILGVALTPFLIGIPLFIAGYMLRFGGKGRACYRCPRCNYSSA